Genomic segment of Acidimicrobiia bacterium:
GTCTGTCGCGTCAGCTCTACGGTCTCACCATGGCTTCGGAGCGACCCAACCACCGCCTCTACGAGCAATGGCATCCCCTCGGTCCTGTCGGCGTGATCACCGCGTTCAACTTCCCCGTCGCCGTGTGGGCCTGGAATGCCCTCGTCGCCGGCGTGTGTGGCGACACGGTGATCTGGAAGCCGTCACCGATCACCCCCCTGACCTCGGTTGCGGTCACCAATATCGTCGATGAGGTGATGGCGGGAACGGGTCACGAATCCGTGTTCTCGCTCACGGTTGGGGATGTCGATGATGTCGGCCATGCGATGGTCAACGATCGAAGGATCCCGCTGATCTCAGCGACGGGATCGTGCCGCATGGGACGAGAAGTTGGGACCGCGGTCGCGGCAAGGCTTGGTCGGTCGCTCCTCGAGCTCGGCGGCAACAACGCGATCATCGTCATGTCAGACGCCGACCTCGACCTCACCGTGCGCGGTGCCCTGTTCGCCGCCTTGGGAACCTCGGGTCAACGCTGCACCAGCCTGCGCCGCCTGATCACCCACCGCTCCGTTGCGGCCGAGGTAGCTCAGAGGCTCGTCGTCGCGTACGGCCAGGTGACGATCGGTGATCCCCTCGACGACGGTGTTCTCATGGGTCCCCTTGTCACGCCCGAAGCCGTGGCCACCTTCGAAGCAGCGGTCGCAACAGCCGTCGACCAGGGAGGCGAGATCCTCACCGGGGGTTCCGTGATTGACAGGCGGGGCAACTATGTCCAACCGACGATCATTCGCATCTCGGCCGATGCCCCGATCGTGCACGAGGAGACCTTCGCCCCGATCCTGTACCTCATCGAGTTCGATGATCTCGATGAGGCAATCGAGATCCACAACGGTGTCCCCCAGGGTCTCTCATCGGCGATCTTCACCGACTCGGTGAGATCGGCAGAGCGCTTCCTGTCAGCAGCGGGCTCCGACTGCGGGATCGCCAATGTCAACATCGGGACCTCGGGAGCAGAGATCGGCGGCGCCTTCGGTGGGGAGAAGGACACCGGCGGTGGGCGCGAGTCGGGCTCGGATGCCTGGAAGGCCTACATGCGCCGCCAAACGGTGACGACGAACTACGGGACCGACCTCCCACTCGCCCAAGGCATCGAGTTCGGCTGAACGCCCGTCAATCCGG
This window contains:
- a CDS encoding aldehyde dehydrogenase family protein; amino-acid sequence: MAEPSAQSHPTLARYGLIGAVSGVYSGKWLDAGGTRFVSRNPATDEALGEVVGATVDQYDELVSRSLEAFRTWRMVPAPIRGDHVRRIGNALREHKEHLGALVSLETGKTLAEGLGEVQEMIDIGDFAVGLSRQLYGLTMASERPNHRLYEQWHPLGPVGVITAFNFPVAVWAWNALVAGVCGDTVIWKPSPITPLTSVAVTNIVDEVMAGTGHESVFSLTVGDVDDVGHAMVNDRRIPLISATGSCRMGREVGTAVAARLGRSLLELGGNNAIIVMSDADLDLTVRGALFAALGTSGQRCTSLRRLITHRSVAAEVAQRLVVAYGQVTIGDPLDDGVLMGPLVTPEAVATFEAAVATAVDQGGEILTGGSVIDRRGNYVQPTIIRISADAPIVHEETFAPILYLIEFDDLDEAIEIHNGVPQGLSSAIFTDSVRSAERFLSAAGSDCGIANVNIGTSGAEIGGAFGGEKDTGGGRESGSDAWKAYMRRQTVTTNYGTDLPLAQGIEFG